One Algoriphagus sp. Y33 genomic window, ACCAATAGACTCACACCCGTCCAACTCTTCAGAAATTCCAGTCTGGATACATCCTTTTGTTTCCCTTGTTCATCAAATACGGAAACCATTTTTTCAGAAACAGCCGTGACCACATTAAAGTAGGTACCATTAGCCTGTGAAACCTGTACAATTCCCGGAAGAGGAAACTCATCCAACCAGTTCGATCCCAGCTTGGCAGCCATAGACTCCACTCCATACTCCTCTAGCGTATCCGATATAGCAAGCAAGCTGGGATATTGGGGATGGGTGAGAATCTTTTCCTTCAGGAATTGCTGGGTAAAAGGCGCCCTAAGCGACTCCAATACTCTCTTACAAATGACCAAACAGTTATCCATAGACTGGTAAATAAAAATTCAACTAAAACTCTGTTGTTTAAATAGATTGGATGAATTTGGGAATTACGTTTTTAAAACACTATACCGTATTTACTAAATTTCAGTAAATTTTTACTATCCCAATTAACCTTTTACCCCATGAAAATTGGACATAAATTGAAAAAAGCCAGAGAATCCAAAAGACTAAGCAAGCAGGAAGTATCGGATCGCTTAGGAATTTCCCAAAAAATACTATTCAATATGGAAAGTGGCAAAACACAACCTTCTGTCCTCCAATTGGCCGCTTTGGGGGACATTTATAAGATAGATATACTGAAATTATTATCCGAGAGCGGAATACATTTATCCCCCCCGCAATCTCTCTGAGGCCGATAAAGAAATATAAAATTGTTCTTATCATATTTTAGGTTATTGTTTTGGAGGTGGTGGGGGTATTGAAGATCCGGATTTCTTGTTGTTTTCCCTTGGCGGCAAATTAGACACATCGTTTTCCTCAAACATGGATAGTGGTTTCGCTCTCTTATTTATTATTCCCCCGTCTTTGGCAAAAAGAAAATAGTGAGGAAATTCCCCTTCCCATCCAAACAACAAAGCGAACTCTTTCTGCAATATGGGGCCTGGCTCACCCACAACCACAAAGCAGTTTTCCTTTTTTAAATTGTATTTCTCTACAATATTGAGCCATTTTGTTTTATCATTTTCGAAAAATAGCCAAATAGGTCGTACTTTTTTGGAGTTGTCCAAATGTCCTGTTTTTGCATATACAGACATCTCTTCCAGACAGGGCTTACACCATGATCCTGAAAAATCAAGTAATAGATAGGGCTGGTCTGTTGTCTTAAACAGCTCTTCAAAAACAAGTTCTTTGTCATTCACATCAAACAATCGGGCACTTCTAATTGCATTGTTTATATATCCCGATTTTTCAATCCCCTTATTGGGGTTTTGATTTGCCTTAATTGCATATTCCTTAAAAGCCGGGTACGTCAGTCTGTCAATAATGCCTGATTTTTCTTCTACGCTTAACATTCCGTCATTAAAAAGACTTAGGATTGCATACTGCTTAACGGTATCATTACAGCCATTGAACTTTTCAATAATAGATTGTGCATCTAGATCCATTTCCTTGAAAAAGTGATAGATGGCTTCATATTTCCCCCAGGTCATGGGGTCATCATAAGCATTTTCTTGCACACAAGAGTATTCAAGGATGTTTAGTACACTTTTTTCAATAGCATTTTTTAAAGATTCGTCTTTTGTATTAATATAAAGATGCTTAATCCTGTAAATCAATTCTCGTGAAAACCGGTCAGCACCACTTTTTTTTACAGTTCCAAAAGTAGAACTGTCATGTTTCAGGTTGGGGTGATCTTTGTAAATCAGCACGGTACAACTATCAGTCATGTTCATTAGGCTTTCTGTAGACAGGAATTCAGCCATTCGGTCAGCCGTTTCTATATTTTTGAGAGAACCGTAAATATTGTCCAAATATTTATCGAACAAGGACCGGTGACCTCCATTTCTATGTGTAAAGAATACATTTCCATGATTAATGTGTAGGGTGTCCTTGTAGACTGTCTTTGTGTGTAGCAAGGTTTCAAAGTCCATGTTTAAGCTGTCTCCCGGCTCAATATAAAAAAAACTAAAATCTAAGGACAAATAAACCGGCTTATCTATGGCAACTTTTATTTCTGTTTTTAGATTGGTTGTAGTATCAATAGTGTTTAGTGGGGGAGGAACATACCTAGGATTAAAAAACAGTGGATTATGTTGGCCAAGAGACAAATATTTCCTGTCAGCATTTTTTTTGAGGTTTATTACAATTGTTGTGTTATAGATTTCCGGCTTTTCATCAGAGAGCACTTCGGCATTCTGCGAATAACATGAAACACACCAAATAAACAGGTATGAAAGAATGGAAAGCGTCTTATAAAAATCAGGTAGCATATTTATTAGAGTAAAGTGCTTGTCTAAAGAACTGAACATCTAGCAAGCCGATGTTAGTGCAATAGAATCTATATAAGCGAAGATCCTAACTTGTACTAAAGCCAACAAAAGAGACTGCTCCGGGTTCTCTTGGTCAATTTCTTTTGCTGGCAGTAATTACAACTAGCACCAATAGGTAGAACCGTTGTTATATGAGCCGCCGTCACAGCAGTAGTTATGGCAACTTGTACCACCGACACTAGAGCCACATGTGCCATAGCCATAGCTACCACTATTATTTGCGTGACAATATTGGGTGCAATTATTCGGACAAGGGTTGCCGTTGTTGCCTCCTGGTGTACCTGAACCGGAACCACTTCCACCCATCACTCTTTTTAACTGCTCTCTGCTTAGCACCTCTGCTCCTGCAAAGTTGATTTTACCTAATCTTAACTTTTTCATAATTTGGTTTTTTTAAATGTTTAAAAACTGTATTTAACCTCCCAGACCTGGCGGAGCACCTAGGAATATGCCCATTCATCGCGACTGAATATTATTTACTTCCCAACTGGAAAAATTGAAAAGTTGATTTAATCAAGTAAGTACTTTAGATAGTCTACGTTATAATCTTGAGGCAACTCATACCCGTTAATAAACAAGGTTGGTGTATAAGAAATGTTTTCCTTAACACACCATTCCTCCATAGCCATCACTTTTTCCTCCTGTTGTATCAGTTCACCGTTCATTGGATATTTGGCAGCAAATGCACTATATTCTTTCTTTTCTGCTCCATACCAGTCATCCAAAGCTTGGTGCGTAAGTTTTGAATCACCTTTACCTTTTATTGCCAATAAATGCCGAACAGTCTTTTCCTTTTTCTCATCCCCGTTACCCGGTGTAAAAAGAATCTGAAGATCTATATTCCCCTTTGTAAAAAGGTTTTCCAATACTGGATGTACTTGGGCACATGGGGCGCAATAAGGATTGCATACTTTTATGACTTGGTGTTTCGCATTTTCTCCTTTCATCAATATTCCAAGCCCATGAGGATCATTCTTGATCTTTCTGGACCGCAAAAGAGACAATTCAAATAACTCCTTGTTGCTTTTAAGTTTAGCCATTTCTCTATTGGTGCTATAGATCTTATCCTGTAGACCAAGTAGGGGTTTGATCAGAATCCCTACTAAGATTATTCCAGAGAATAAAAACAGAAAGAAACCGACTACAGACACATCAATTCCGCCTGACCAAAATAGTCCTCCAGATACAGCCAGAACTTCTAATATTAACACTCCCTGAATCAGCAAACAGAAACTACACCATTTCTTGATTACAAGTGACTGATAATAAAAAGAGTAGATCACCAACGGGAGGGTCGCTACACTTATCCAGGCAAGAAATGTAATGGATGAGAATGCTGATCCTACAAGCAAAACCGTCCCTGTAAAAAAGTATGCGAATGCCAGCAGACTTGGGTTGATTCTTCCTTCCAGCCATTGGAAAGCTTTTGAATTCAGAACCTTATTACAATCTACCTGCTTACCTCCCAAGCAGAACTTTTGAAGGGTAGGATTATCATTGTCCTGCTGGTACCATAGTAGGACAGCCGAAATGGACAATCCCAATAGTTTAAGAACAAAATAAAATAGGTGTAATCCTGAAATCCCATTTTCAATTATCCTAAGTCCAAGCCAAAACAAAAGGCTAACTCCAGAAACTATTGATATACCTTGGATGATACTCTGATCCCGAATCTTTTGGTTGATTTCCGGTTCCGCCGCATCTTCTCCAGCTTCTACCAATAGACTCACACCTGTCCAACTCTTTAAGAAATCCAGCCGGGATACATCCCTTTGCTTTCCCTCTTCATCAAATAGTGATACTAAATTTTCAGAAACAGCCGTGATCACATTAAAATAGCTGCCATTAGGCAGCGATACCTGAACGATTCCCGGTAGAGGAAAGCCATCCAGCCGATCCGACCCCAGCTTGACCGCCATAGATCCAACCCCATACTCCTCTAAGGTGTCTGATATACCAAGTAAGCTGGGATATTGGGGATGGGTGAGAATTTTTTCTTTAAGGAATTTGCCAGTATAAGGCACCTTAAGGGCTTCCAGTAATCTCT contains:
- a CDS encoding helix-turn-helix domain-containing protein produces the protein MKIGHKLKKARESKRLSKQEVSDRLGISQKILFNMESGKTQPSVLQLAALGDIYKIDILKLLSESGIHLSPPQSL
- a CDS encoding vitamin K epoxide reductase family protein — translated: MDNCFVICKRLLEALKVPYTGKFLKEKILTHPQYPSLLGISDTLEEYGVGSMAVKLGSDRLDGFPLPGIVQVSLPNGSYFNVITAVSENLVSLFDEEGKQRDVSRLDFLKSWTGVSLLVEAGEDAAEPEINQKIRDQSIIQGISIVSGVSLLFWLGLRIIENGISGLHLFYFVLKLLGLSISAVLLWYQQDNDNPTLQKFCLGGKQVDCNKVLNSKAFQWLEGRINPSLLAFAYFFTGTVLLVGSAFSSITFLAWISVATLPLVIYSFYYQSLVIKKWCSFCLLIQGVLILEVLAVSGGLFWSGGIDVSVVGFFLFLFSGIILVGILIKPLLGLQDKIYSTNREMAKLKSNKELFELSLLRSRKIKNDPHGLGILMKGENAKHQVIKVCNPYCAPCAQVHPVLENLFTKGNIDLQILFTPGNGDEKKEKTVRHLLAIKGKGDSKLTHQALDDWYGAEKKEYSAFAAKYPMNGELIQQEEKVMAMEEWCVKENISYTPTLFINGYELPQDYNVDYLKYLLD